From the genome of Stanieria cyanosphaera PCC 7437:
AATAAGTTTCTCGTTGATGCCAAGATAAGAGCCAACCATCAGGGAGTTTAATCTCTTTTGGTATATTTAATGCGGAACAAGAATATATAGGTTTTAATTTAATCGAATAGATTTTCATTATTTAGCTGTTACTTCCTCTTTGTTTCCATGCAAAGGAATCTCCACATAACTATCTCTGGCAATTTCTGCACACAAGCAATACAAGCCAAAACATCTTCTCTACTAATACTGGGATAAGCAGAGAGTATTTCTTCTATGGTTTCACCCGCAGCTAGTAAATCTAAAATCAGTGAAACCCAAATACGATGTCCTTTTATAAAGGGTTTTCCCGAACAGATATTGAGATCGAGAGTTCGCTCTTTCATCGCGATCGCGCGCGCGCCTCGGCTTCGCCGAGATCGCAATTCTCGATAACAAATTTTTACTACTCATAACTTTCAATTCTTTATTTAACTAGGCTACTTTCAACAAGTCGATTGGACAAGCGCGGGAAACCCGCGCGTCCCTCGACTTTAAGATACTTATTTCATTAAATACCAATATTTAAATTTTACATTTACAATAGTAACTTAGAGACGATAAATACAAATTTATACTTATAAAATATAAATGTCAACAAAAAAAGAGACTCTTACACTTTCACTTGCAGCGGGAACAAAAGCTAAGTTAGAAGAAATAGCCCACGAACTAGGCTTTTTTTGGGGTAAAAGCCCTTCTCCTTCGGCGTTAGTAACCGCGATCGCCAATAGAGAAATAGCCACTGGAGAACCTTTTTATTTAAGTAGCGATCGCATTAAAGCTCTAAGACAAGCAATAAAAGTTTTAATCGATACTGGTTATGTCACAGAAGCAGAAACCATTGCCAGACTTGTATTGGATAAAGCGCAACTCGAACCTACACTACGCCAAGAATTGCTGAGGATCGTTAATACTCATCTAGACAAATGGCGGTTAGTCATTGATGAATATATCAGCAATAAACAACCATTTGAGATACTATATACCAATAGTCAAGGACAAGAATTAATTTTTAACGTACACTTTGCCCAAATAGACTTTCATGAAAAGCGTTTTTACTTAAACATTTGGTGCGAAGAAACTGAAGATGTCTCTGAAGACAATAAGAAATATTTTCCTTCACTCATCCACAATCGCTGTTTGAGCTTCGAGCGCATTCAGGGAATAATTCCCAAATCTGGAGAATGGCGCGAAAGTTTGGATCATATCCAAGTACACTTACAATTTACAGGCTGGATGGTCAAAGCCTACAAACCCAGAGAAGAAGATATTGACGATGTAATTGATGAGGACGCGATACCTGAACCAAGTTCAGGTGCGCGAGTCGTCCGTGGAGGAGTTAGAAAAATAACCAGACAAGTGTTTAATCCTTTTTGGTTGGTCAGAGAAATCAAAGGATATGGTAGAAATTGTCAAATTATTGCTCCGTCAGGTTTACGTAATTATTTTCGACAGGAATTGATTGAAATATGCCAACAATATGACATAGAGACAAATTTTCCCGTTCGATAGTTGTTTAGTTTTTCTGGCATTCATCTTACATTTTTTTGCGAAGCATCTAGCATATAGGTATTTGATGACGATTAAACATCATACAAAAAAACTAAAAATCTAGGTTAATTTGTCATAAGACGCAGCTATAAAACCAAACCTATATTTATCTTGTCCGCTTCTTCAGTCAAATAAAAAATTAGAAAGATGCAAACAAGATTAGATTTACCCCCCGCATCCAAACAAAACAAAATAGCTACGCAAAAACCCGTCAATTCGCTAATGAAATACCTCAAAATTCGTCCTAGCGATTTACCCTACGCCGTAGGAGTAACAGCAGGAGTAGTTTATTTAGCGATTAACGATGCTTTCTTTGTTTTCGTTCTTGCCAGTTTTGCCCTAGTTTTTGGCGCGATGTACTACTGTGCCAAAGTCATCCCTTTTTTAGAAAAAACTATCGGACATCGCATCAGTATCTGGCACGTAGGAGTATTGGTACTAGGATTAACGATGGTAGTTGGAATGCTCGAACCAGCTAACGCTCTATTCCTCCAAGATTTAGAAAACCGAGTCACTGACGTTATTGGCGGTACCTCTAGCGGTCTACCACCCGAAAGTGTAGCATTGATCTTCAATTTCCTCCGAGTTGCTTTTGTCTTATTTGTAGTAGCTGCTGGTATTTTTGCCTTCATTCAAGCACAACAGGGAAACGACCCCAGACCGATTATCGGCACGATTGTCATTGCTTTTGGCACGATTATGGGTATTGACGTACTAACGGTTTTGATAGCAGGTGCAGGAGCATAGGCGGACTGAGTTAAACAATAAAATTTACTACACTCCACTTTCACTATGCTCAAAGATCCCGATAAAGATTTGATTAGCATCAATCAACTTCTGGGGGAACAACCGACCATTCTATTCATTCCTGCCAATCAACTGATTCCTTGGTCGGTATTAATTATTATCAGTTACGTCCTCACCATGGGGTTCTTCGATTTTGGATTGGCAGCCTTTGGAACAGTTTCGCTGTGGTTCTGTATTGGCTGGTGGATTCTTACGGGAAAACATCCCCACCAATTTATCGATCGCTTTGTATTCCCTCCAGGCAAAGATTGGTACTCGGCTAATTTACCTTACATTTCTCCCCTGATTAAAAACCGCCCTGCTTACCTAAGATCGCAAGTTCCCGATAACACCCTTACCGCTCGTCTCCAACCTCTGCACTTAACCAACCAAAAAGGTCAACAGTATAGGTTTATGCCCTTTCAGAATTTTCAAGATTTAGTTTGCCTCATCTCGATTGAGAAGGATGGCTACCAGGTATCTGGATTCCTCCTCAATCGAGGTACTACTTTCCAGATTGTCTTCCCCTTCAAAACTCCTGGCTATCACGATAACCTCGAAAGCACTGAAGTCAGTAATTATGCAGTTGCTTTAGAAGAAGGTTTGAAAGAAGTCTTGCCAGGAGAAAGATTGACCATTCACACCCAAAAATTCGGTAACGATCTGACCCGTCAGCAGGAATTAACCGCGATCGCCGATGAGTGCGATTTACTACCAGTAGCGATTTTGACTCGTAACGAACAAAAGCGAGTTAGAGAACTCCACGATGAAGGAGCCAGGCAGTGGTGGAATAGTACCTTGTTTTGTACCTGGACTTACGATGAAAATGCAGGAGCGACTGCTAGCGACCTGACCAGTCGCTCGATTAAATTGGTGACTACCAAATTCAAA
Proteins encoded in this window:
- a CDS encoding WYL domain-containing protein: MSTKKETLTLSLAAGTKAKLEEIAHELGFFWGKSPSPSALVTAIANREIATGEPFYLSSDRIKALRQAIKVLIDTGYVTEAETIARLVLDKAQLEPTLRQELLRIVNTHLDKWRLVIDEYISNKQPFEILYTNSQGQELIFNVHFAQIDFHEKRFYLNIWCEETEDVSEDNKKYFPSLIHNRCLSFERIQGIIPKSGEWRESLDHIQVHLQFTGWMVKAYKPREEDIDDVIDEDAIPEPSSGARVVRGGVRKITRQVFNPFWLVREIKGYGRNCQIIAPSGLRNYFRQELIEICQQYDIETNFPVR